The DNA segment ATCTCCCAAGTCCCCTCTTTTAATCCCTTTGTATCTTAAGTATATCAAATTAATAAAATAAAAATATTAGAATATAGCGGTATTTTCCCTCGAAACAGTCGATATACAGAGTAGCCAATGACACTGTCCTCAGGGTGACAACCTGTTATGTCCAAATATTTTAAGTATTTATTGAATTATATTTAATATCAATAATATCCCTCAGACAGACTTTTAAAATAGGGTAGATTTTATGGGCGGGATTCTTCCTCCCGATAATGAGAAAGGAGGTGATCCATTCGATTTAGCGATAAAAATAAATGATATGAAGGCCAACCCTGAATTACAAGTATAGTATTCTTGATCTACAGGAGGGACATAAGAAAAGGAGCACTTAGAGATGTGATTATCTCGTATATTTTTCTTGAGGAGACATGTCTTATGAAAAGGAAAGTGTTCGCAGTACACGATGTAAGAGGGTTATTAGCAGTAGCTCTTGTTTTCATTCTGCTTATGCCAAGCCTGGCATGGTCAGTAGAGCCTCCCCCATCTCTGAAGACAGTGCCGCTTCCGGAGATTCCCAATCTCGATCAATTCATAAAAGACCAAAATGCTGCCATCCAGTTAGGTAAGGCATTATTCTGGGACATACAACTGGGAAGTGATGGTCAGGCCTGTGCAAGTTGCCATTTCCAGGCTGGGGCAGATCCACGGATCAAGAATCAGATTACTCCAGGGCTTCCTGATGCGCGATTTCCCGGCGGGGATACTAACTTTGGTAATAATCCGGTTACCGGGAATAGAGATTACCCGCAATTTAGCCCAAACTATACCCTGAAAGCAGAGGATTTTCCTCTCACCAAACTGGCTGATCCGGATGATCCTAACTCCATCATTGCCGACACCAACGATGTCATCTCCTCCCTGGGAGTTTTTTTGGCCAAGTTCTTGTCAACAATTCCATTTTCTTCGAAAGAAAAAAATATTCCTCAAAATGATCCGGTTTTCAGTGTCGGCTGTAAAAATGTACGGCGAGTAGAGCCAAGAAATACACCTACTGTCATCAATGCAGCCTTTAATTTCACTAACTTCTGGGATGGAAGAGCCAATAATATCTTTAATGGGGTAAATCCCTTTGGGGCTTCAGACCAGAAAGCCAGGATTTATGTGAATAACAACGGAAAACTTCAGCAGGAAATCGTTCGGCTGCAAAACTCAAGCCTGGCTTCTCAGGCAGTTGGACCACCGTTAAGCGTGTTTGAGATGTCCTTCCAGGGCCGTGAATTTGCAAATATCGGCAGGAAGATGCTCTCACTCACGCCTCTTGGAAAACAAATGGTTCATCCGGAAGACAGTGTGCTGGGGCCTCTTTCCAGGGCCAGATTGGATGCCTGGGGAAGACTTGTTGGAAATCCTGGCCTCACTGTTTCCTATGCTACTTTGATCAAGAAAGCCTTCTATAATAAATACTGGGATTCAACCCAACCGATTACCCTGGAAGAATATATCTACCAAAACCCGGATGTAGTACGATCGATGAGATCTCCGCTCAGCATAGGCACTGGCTCAATTGGAAGGGGTACACAGAAAGCAGCGTTGAGGAATTCCCTTGACCTCGGCATCGGTTCAATGGAATGGGGATCACGAGGAGCCTCCCTGGGGAGCTACGCAGTTTTGGGTATCGGCAGCACTCTAGGCAGGAATTCACTTCCATCGCTTTCTGGAGATAAGTTCACCCAGATGGAAGCCAACTTTTCTCTCTTCTTCGGGCTTGCCATTCTCATGTACGAACGCACTCTTATAGCCGATGACACTCTCTATGATCAGTATCGGGAAGGGAGAGCCGAATTGACTCCATTGCAGCTTGAGGGATTGGATATCTTCCTGAATAAGGGTAAATGCATCAATTGTCATGGCGGTGCTGAATTCACGAACGCCTCTGTCAGCAACACCAAAGATAGCCCTATTGAACGGATGTTTATGGCGGTTGGTGAAGCTTTTTATGACGACGGCTTCTATAATATCGGTGTCAGGCCAACCCTTGAGGATAGTGGAAGGGGGGGAAATGATCCCTTTGCCTCTCCTCTCTCATTCTCACGGCTTGCGTTTCTGAAACGGGGAATAAATCCGCCTCCCGGTCTGCAAAGTCCTGTGCGGCAGATCGTGGGCGATTTCGGTGACTTTATCCCGGACCTTCCGTGTCCAATCCCCTGCGATCTCAACAGGGTAGCTGTAGATGGCGCCTTTAAGACACCGAGCGTGCGGACTGCAGAGCTTACCGGGCCTTATTTCCACAATGGAGGAAAGGCAACCTTGCGCCAGGTGGTTGACTTCTACGACCGGGGAGGAGATTTTGCCAGATTCAACATTCTCAACCTCGATCCTGATATTCAAGAGCTTAATCTGACCGAGCAGGAAAAAGAGGCTCTGGTGGCCTTTATGCTCACCCTTACCGACGAGCGCGTTAAGTTCCAAAAGGCACCTTTCGATCATCCCCAGCTTTTTGTTTCTAATGGACAAAAAGGAGACGGGGAAAAGGTTATAGGTAATTCCGACAGGTATACCCGTCTCGGTTTCATGGAATCTGATATTATCCTGGAGATTCCTGCAGTAGGAAAAAATGGCAGCAGCGAACCAATTCAGCGATTCCTGAACCTGAATCCTTTTCAACCCGAATAAATTATCAGGTTTTCAGGATGCCCTGAATTGAGCCCAGCACAAGGTTAATACTTCATTCTTGGTGAGTAATACCTGCCTTGCAGGAGTAATATTCTGCAAGGCAGGCTCTCTTCAAATGAGCCACTATTTCAAAACTCCGGGGTATATTCGGCGGAATTCGAATCCAGGTCCTGGAGAAATCCATTCTCAAAGCCAAGGTCGAGGAAGTATTCTTCAACCTCCCGGTATTCCTCCGGGGTAAGCCGCCGGTTGAGTTCAGGCACTTCGCTGGCCCGATGGACCGGGTAATACTGGGACATCAGGGAGATATACCTGTGGGTCCCCAGATTGTCCGCAATCCAGGCGAGGACTTTTTTGCTGTTTTCTACCTGGCCGGGCAGAATCAGGTGACGGATAATCACTCCCCGCTGCATGATCCCCTCCTGGTCGAAGACCGGATCACCAACAATTTTCTGCATGGCCGCTATGGCCCGGCAAGCGTGGTGAAAGTAGTCAGGAAGCCGGGAGAACCTGACCGCCAGATCGTTGTCAGCATATTTAAGGTCCGGGAGAAACACATCCACCAGGCCGGACAACTCCTCAATGACCGACTCTTTCTCGTAGCCATTGCTGTTCCAGACAATGGGAAGGTTAATTTCCTGCTTAAGCCGGGGTAGAATCCTCAGCAGGCGGCCTGAGTAGTGGGTGGGCGAGACCAGGTTAAGGTTATGGACCTTCGATTCTTCGACAAATTGCCTGCACAGTCCGATAAACTCCTCATCAGAGTAGATTCCGCCAGGGGGATTCAGTTGAGAAATCCGGTAGTTCTGGCAAAAGAGGCAGGCGGCATTGCAATGGGAAAAGAAAACGGTCCCGGAGCCCCGCTGGCCGCTGATGCAGGGCTCTTCCCAGAAATGGGCCATAATCCGGGTAACTTTCAATTCTGCCGGAGCCTTGCAGATCCCAAGCCGGGACACCCGGTCCACCCGGCATTCAAATGGGCAGCAATCACATTTCATGATACTTCCTAATTATTCTCTTTCCCCAGACCCTTGGTGGTAATAACATATTTTTGCTTCGGGCTCCTGGGTTTATCCGGCATAGTCATGGTAATGAGACTCTCCTTCATGAGTGGATAAAGATAATTGGCCAGGAAAGTCTCCCGATGTTTTAAATTCAAAAAGGACATCATTTCTTTAATGGTTCTCTCCTCTCTGCAAAAATCCAGGAGCTTCAGCTTGTCCGGTACTTGTCCGGTACTTGTCCGGTACTTGTCCGGTACTTGTCCGGTACTTGTCCGGTACTTGTCCGGTACTTGTCTGAATTCGGCATGGCCGAGCTTCAAATCCACACCTTCTGTTCCAGATTTCTTTCTGAATTGAACTTGAAAAGCATAGCCAACCTCTCGGAGTACAAGCTCAATTTCCGGATAGTTCAAAAGCTCGCCTTGCATCTTTTGAATACCTGTCCCCCATGCCTCGATCACTTTTATATCCTTGAAAATGGGGGCTAAGATACGATTTCTAATCTCCGATCGGCCCGTGCCCAGTTTTTCAATCGGCATGGTTTCCGGTAGCGGACCGGGGCTGGTGATCTCCAGCATATCATCAAAAATAGCTATTTTGATGTCACTGCCGAGAATGGCATAATCTCTGTGAATTATGGCGTTACCAATAGCTTCACGGATGGCTTCGAGAGGGTACTCCCATCGATCCTCCCGATAGACTTCACCAATACGAGAGAAAAGTGCGATATTCTTTTTAATAAAGGCCAGGCAAGGTTCCACTGCTGCATAAATAGGACCATCAATACTCATCTGGTCCAAAAATACTCTTGTATCTGTCCCTTTAAAGCGGGCACATTCAATTTTTGCATAAGGGAAAAGGCGCTTGCGAACAGGGGAATCCGATAGCAGAACAGCCGCATGTGTTGGGTAAAGTTGGTCCCTTTCACAGCAAAGGAGTCCCAGGTTTTTAAGCTGCTCATTATTATCCAGGGGCCTGCC comes from the bacterium genome and includes:
- a CDS encoding RNA-binding domain-containing protein, producing the protein MHSPQDSSPPFWELPESRRLEFKEGFPQGNHVAKTAIAFANGAGGKIVFGVRSDPRQIIGIPDDELFPLEERISNHIFSQCAPTIIPEIYIQAAEGKNLLVVEIFPGSHKPYYLKAKGKHQGTYVRIGSTNRQASQEILEELERQRRKISFDAIPVYDLSYPQINLDSFRIDYQKATGRPLDNNEQLKNLGLLCCERDQLYPTHAAVLLSDSPVRKRLFPYAKIECARFKGTDTRVFLDQMSIDGPIYAAVEPCLAFIKKNIALFSRIGEVYREDRWEYPLEAIREAIGNAIIHRDYAILGSDIKIAIFDDMLEITSPGPLPETMPIEKLGTGRSEIRNRILAPIFKDIKVIEAWGTGIQKMQGELLNYPEIELVLREVGYAFQVQFRKKSGTEGVDLKLGHAEFRQVPDKYRTSTGQVPDKYRTSTGQVPDKLKLLDFCREERTIKEMMSFLNLKHRETFLANYLYPLMKESLITMTMPDKPRSPKQKYVITTKGLGKENN
- a CDS encoding cytochrome c peroxidase, translated to MKRKVFAVHDVRGLLAVALVFILLMPSLAWSVEPPPSLKTVPLPEIPNLDQFIKDQNAAIQLGKALFWDIQLGSDGQACASCHFQAGADPRIKNQITPGLPDARFPGGDTNFGNNPVTGNRDYPQFSPNYTLKAEDFPLTKLADPDDPNSIIADTNDVISSLGVFLAKFLSTIPFSSKEKNIPQNDPVFSVGCKNVRRVEPRNTPTVINAAFNFTNFWDGRANNIFNGVNPFGASDQKARIYVNNNGKLQQEIVRLQNSSLASQAVGPPLSVFEMSFQGREFANIGRKMLSLTPLGKQMVHPEDSVLGPLSRARLDAWGRLVGNPGLTVSYATLIKKAFYNKYWDSTQPITLEEYIYQNPDVVRSMRSPLSIGTGSIGRGTQKAALRNSLDLGIGSMEWGSRGASLGSYAVLGIGSTLGRNSLPSLSGDKFTQMEANFSLFFGLAILMYERTLIADDTLYDQYREGRAELTPLQLEGLDIFLNKGKCINCHGGAEFTNASVSNTKDSPIERMFMAVGEAFYDDGFYNIGVRPTLEDSGRGGNDPFASPLSFSRLAFLKRGINPPPGLQSPVRQIVGDFGDFIPDLPCPIPCDLNRVAVDGAFKTPSVRTAELTGPYFHNGGKATLRQVVDFYDRGGDFARFNILNLDPDIQELNLTEQEKEALVAFMLTLTDERVKFQKAPFDHPQLFVSNGQKGDGEKVIGNSDRYTRLGFMESDIILEIPAVGKNGSSEPIQRFLNLNPFQPE
- a CDS encoding radical SAM protein — encoded protein: MKCDCCPFECRVDRVSRLGICKAPAELKVTRIMAHFWEEPCISGQRGSGTVFFSHCNAACLFCQNYRISQLNPPGGIYSDEEFIGLCRQFVEESKVHNLNLVSPTHYSGRLLRILPRLKQEINLPIVWNSNGYEKESVIEELSGLVDVFLPDLKYADNDLAVRFSRLPDYFHHACRAIAAMQKIVGDPVFDQEGIMQRGVIIRHLILPGQVENSKKVLAWIADNLGTHRYISLMSQYYPVHRASEVPELNRRLTPEEYREVEEYFLDLGFENGFLQDLDSNSAEYTPEF